Within Lolium rigidum isolate FL_2022 chromosome 5, APGP_CSIRO_Lrig_0.1, whole genome shotgun sequence, the genomic segment gcccctggtttggcagattcttaaactaaaacccctcacttctttccacctcatccaagaccatatcaagatgagcatttttggtgttgaccattaGGGTTGACTCTGTCTACATTGACCagtataaaggtgacaagtggcaacattgaatcaaagagaagatcacctcaaatttgaaacattgcaaaccagcaccaatttgcacaccaccaccaccattctactccaaataatattcaaatcaactccaccaaaaagatttgaaaaattcaaacatttttttcATGCGGCCCTTTCATCGAGCACTTGGCAGGCACAATTCTGGTTTGCACATACACTCTATTATCCACCAGATTTTTGACTAAACCTCTTTTGATCTTTGTTGATCATTGCTCCTCTACCTCCCCTGCATCACTGCTAGTACTTGCTCTTGGtgatttgtaacatcccaagtttcaacaatagtaAAATAAAGAGAGTgatttcaattactcaaattttgcaaccaacaaaaactttttctatgcatatagtgtcacatatagtttcatgcataagTGTGCTTTtcctttgtgcaattgccatgatgagtgttgatatGTTGATCACTTGCTCTTAAACCCTAATTCATGATCATAGCACCTCTTTtggagagaaataaaagaaatacaaaagtgggccaaataccctcacatacacataaggccaattttgcaaatcatcaccaaaggccacctttgcttgatctattgcttgtagaatacttatataacaTAAACACACACAAATGCatgaaagaaaccagaatcaaatcaaagaaaatctcaaaaccaacatacatgtgataatggtcaaaagtgagttttataaaatgttcctcactttacccctctggttttatcttttcttaaactaaacttggtcaaccattgacacctcatccaagaccatgtcaaagtcaACAACTTTGATGTTTACCACCATTGCTAGCTttcaccaggttgaccagtatggatttgacaagtggtgactttgaatcaaagtgaagatgaccccattttgaaatttttgcAAAACAGCTCCAAAttgaataccaccaccaccaatctctcacattaattatatgattgagactcaccaaaaagaattccaaatttcctcaaaaatgttcttgcggccatttctccgaacaccttgcaggcaactTTCCAGAATTGTGTTACATGCTATTACCCGATGGATTATTGCCTAAACCAACTTTAATTTGTGATCATGAGCTTctcctgcatcccctgcatcaAGCTTAGTCCTTGCCCTTTTCGTTTAAAGTGGAAAGAGGAGAGAAAAGCTCCATGCCGTGCACACTCGGCCACCTTTGGCAAAACTttctctggcctccctctctcaGCACCACCATGTCCCAGAGCATCTACTCATCACCAGGATCGTGCCAGTACCCGACCCTAGCTCGCCaaggcacggcattggccagaacgcgcgcgtcCAAAACGTTGCCAGTGCATGCTAGtcgacgcggtgagcgcgctctggacgcgccagtacgtcgcgcgctcgagcaCCCTCTCCCTCCCCTGCAAAGGCTAAGCCTGCGTCGAGCATCTCCTCGCCACCCTCTACCGCGTAGACATACTCAAATGACTGCGgccgccttgtcaccgtcgtcctcgccggagaagtaccgcgggtactgccACACTCATCGCAcgcgcccgagccatcctctCACCCTTTCTCTGCGCTAGCTAGTCCTGGAGCATCGCTAGAATGCCTCCTACAAGATgctgtcctcgccttgccccttcgatcgccggagaggccacgccgtcgacgcgcccttgcagcacccacGGCATCGCCTCCCGCCTATAAATAGAGACGTCCCGAGCACCATCTCTTCACACTCACTCATtctcctcccatccttgcttCCTCTCGACCACCCAATTtgacaccacctcgccggagtagctcgcattggaagaagaagtccgccggagcccgcagatcaccgCCGACGATTGACGCTTCCCCgtgcctcgccactgctaccaggagcttcagcaccatcgacaacgtcgcctcgcacctagcagaaccccgcgggaacgccggtaggtcctccgaccccctaggctcgccgtcaCTCCGTCGGGATcttgtcggagacgacgatgatcctCGACCACTCGATCCTGTTCTAATCCGACGGTTTATAACGAGCGTACCGTTTCGCTCTGTTacgagccactgacgggtggcccccacctcgtcaggcggcccactcacaCGGGCTGTGTTGCTGGGCCGTGCGTCGCGATTTAAATTCGTTTCGGTCCAATTCCTTTTCCCGCAGCCCAAgaattcaaatttcgtttaaatagtttcagttcaaattcaatactgatgtccacttctaaattgaataactttcaaactGCTGCACCAAATTTAGCCAACTTTATATctgtggaaagctcatgaaattctcTACACTTTGCCACTGGTCCCGCCTCCAATTTCGTAGTAGAattaaaatgctaaaaataacaagacagggacttttgcaaattgaaactttatttaaaattcaaccaaaattgattttgagttgattccaactctcataaatcacaattgatgtcctTTAATTGATTATGAAATAATATAgccaagttgtttgcatgatcatgtactgGACCAAAATAATGGCTAagtagccatttctagtgcatttaaattttggaatttaaatcttataaatagtatgagagctactatcccatttaaatcttgatcctaagtaatacaataagaggaaatgaccttaggctaataaacctctgattgttattacttagagattttaaaccaTTTAGATGCTagttttaaattgtatgaggtgtagcacctcatttaaattattactccctcataatagatatgaaatgttgacctggtcaacttatatttcataccttattattatttttggagattaaatcttgataggatttaatgagaggaaattattttctccaaagacttaaatagcaaatcaaataaatacttataatgagaggaaattatttctcttaaataagaacaaaccaagtaattcaccatgccatgattgatgtgatgttagaattagttgagtgaacccttttgtgtgttttagtctagcatgcaagtatttgtgtggtgattgtgtacctcgtattcgtatatagacgctagtaacgaggaatacttgGAGGAGGGAAGttactctcaagaggaggaggaaaactttgactcctatccccaccaaggcaagctaaactcttgctaaccaccatgatgcaaagctctacaagagcaaggcaccatcaccctttaattttatgtatttacctatcccatgtttctaCCTTGCAATTATCTTTGCTTATTTATTTTaaagtacttttgatttatgattcacttggtatagagtagaacaagatctaAAGTTAGCTTAGAACAAAtccaagctagatagcacccctcatgaaatagttgctagtgctaatcaaataaaatttgactactctagatgggaacttggtgaagtaaaatgactttgaaagaaagtgaAGTTGAAGGTGACATGGTTGACTTGGTGAATTaaaatgaaaactgatgattgggtttgaatgcgatacccttccaattatacaagtacccccacaatacctgattatgggtagggcttaactagaaacttgtgtattttagtatgggttccctctaaacaagcatcataggggttacgccgaggctgcctccgtatatgggaaatgatgtgaatatgaggtgaatgtacgacccaagccctgtgcagttcccgggttaacagttggttttcatcgggaggccaagctcatggggagaggtgcctatactagtatatacaagtgaaaggttaaggttgatgatccgcgtactgagttacgatgattcggggttatcctcgacggatgtaatcaaaagttgtggcacaagagtacaacctctgcagagtgttaaacctattcgaatagccgtgtccacggttatggacgattgggaaggccatactatttcgttatcagaatttttgatcttaaaaaggaatgatgaattgaatgGTGATTTGACTTGGATCACCAATgattggtgggaatgacactaatgttcccacttgagttagtctatcaaatgatgagtctttactaaatgtttgaggaactaaaacttggctttatgcaaataaacctagagcttagcaccccttactacactaAATAAGtaattaccttagtattagtttgcgagtactttaaattactcatggctttgccctggctattcaaatgccagactttgaagaggagcaacagtatcaggatgacggacaacagaacgtctacgataactaggatcgtcttctaacgtcaagcgttgcctgtggaatagatagtcccctACTAcctcgcttccgctacttatttgtgatgttgaacaatctatttgtctaatattggatcatgtgatccgttgttgtaagacaaatatgtgttgtaataaatgatgactctgtactacttactattatgtctcgcaaaaacaatcttcctgggattgcgatctatgatataataggcatctggacttaaaaatccgggtgtttacaagttggtatcagagccattgtttgaccttaggagaccctagttagaatggatgtttgacaaacttagtttcaaatttaATGAATTGAATAGTTATGAAAAATACATTCATAACCTTACCTTTGAGTTCTTTTCAAATAGCAAATTTATACTCTTATTTATaagttacttaaaattttgaacacttgcacttctctaacttactcatcaatccctctacagatggagcctatCATCCCGATGGAGCCTTTCATCCAAACCCGAGTGTACGAGTTGGCGAACGGTGGAGATCCGATCTTTGAAAGGGACCCGTTTGCCCTCTCGTAGTTTCTCGGACGCTCGCCGCCCGTGTTCTACGAGGGTCGGGTCGCCGACCAGCCCGGGGACAGCTTCAATGGGTCATCATGGCCAACCTCCCCGGGAAGCCGGAGTCACCCATGTTCCGCCGGATCCGGCTTCTCTCGGGGAGAACAACCGGCTTGACGGACTCGCACGCGCTCTGCAGGAGGCCCTcgctcgtctgtgcgggcagaactcGGTGGCTATTGAAGGGGAGCGCTTTGCACACTTTGCAAGGCACACCTCTCTTGGGCTGCCCATCAGCCTGCCATTccaccccgtgctgaggcaccacgtggatcaTCTCGACTTCATGTTGTTCGAGACTCGCgccgagctggacaactcccgcgcatTCGCCAACCACACCTACCTCCAACTGAATCAgcaggcggagaccatcaaggtcatcgccaaggagcgtAGGACTCTTCGCCAGCTGGTCTCGAAGAAGTACTACACCATCcacagctcatggggagaggtgcctatactagatctCGTCTATTGATCTGTATCGCCGTCGCCATATCCTGGTTTTACCGTTTGTGCTTTATTCTCTGCACTCACATTAGGGTATTCAGATGTTGAGGGTTCGCCAATTGTGTGAAGCGGCGAGCCAAAAGCTATTCCATAATCAATCAACGACGGGCACCATTCTGTGCAGAGACAAGCTGGAGGACCGACAATCCTAGTCGATTCTGGAGATATTTCAGTTTCTCTCTCACCCACTCAACTCTGTAATCCTTTGTTGGCTTGATTCGTTTATTATTTCAGGTTATTTGCTTGGTAGATCTCATTTTTTCCTCCTGCAGTTCCCGCCCCTCAATCAAGGGCGCTCACTCCCAGATCCCATGTGACGAGTGTCTACTGCCAACCACAAGCCTCCATCAGGTGACCAGGTCCTATACGTGATTGCTCTTTTTAACGAATTTTAGTACATGATCTGTTCCCCCAAATTTTACTGCCAGGTAGGTTGTGTAGCTTTATTGGTACTCCTGTAATATCCAAGATGTGTTCGAACTTTAACTTGTGTCTATCAGTCTATGGATTTGTTAATTTGACATATTTGTGGTTGGCTGCTATGCCTAGCTCGTTTTCTTCACATGATCTGCAAATATTAGGTATTCTGTGCTTA encodes:
- the LOC124656463 gene encoding uncharacterized protein LOC124656463, with amino-acid sequence MGHHGQPPREAGVTHVPPDPASLGENNRLDGLARALQEALARLCGQNSVAIEGERFAHFARHTSLGLPISLPFHPVLRHHVDHLDFMLFETRAELDNSRAFANHTYLQLNQQAETIKVIAKERRTLRQLVSKKYYTIHSSWGEGIQMLRVRQLCEAASQKLFHNQSTTGTILCRDKLEDRQS